The following nucleotide sequence is from Candidatus Cloacimonadota bacterium.
AGCCAAGATCATTCAAAAAGGTGCAGAATGGTATCGTTCCTTAGGAACCGTAGATTCTACAGGATCCAAACTTATCAGTATTTCCGGAGATTGTGAAAGACCTGGAATTTATGAAATTGAATGGGGATTCTCAATCAATGATCTGCTGAAAATGGTTGGTGCAAAAGATGTTCAAGCTGTTCAAATTGGCGGACCTTCAGGATGTTGTATCGGTCCCGATGAATTTGGTAGAAAATTAGCTTATGAAGATCTGGCCACAGGTGGTTCGATCATAGTAATAAATAAAGATCGTGATCTGCTGAAGGATATTGTATTGAATTTCCTGGAATTCTTCATTGAAGAATCTTGCGGATCTTGCGTTCCCTGCCGTGCGATGACAGTGCAGTATAAGAAGAAACTGGAAAAGATCCTGGCAGGAAAAGGTGTGAAAAAAGATATCGATCAGATGCTGAGCTGGGAAAAAGTGATGCAGATGAATCGCTGCGGGTTGGGTCAATCAGCCTGTAATCCTGTTATCGCAACATTGACCAATTTCAGAGAATTATACGAATCTAAACTTCAGAATAAAGAATATGTTAGTCAGTTCGATCTGGCAGCAGCTGTAAAAGAAAGTTGCGAAACTGCGGGCAGAGTTCCGAATCTGGGAGGTAGTCATGAGTAAAATAACAGTAACTATAAATGGAAAAGCTTACCTGACAGAGCCTGATAAAACAATCTTGCAGGTGGCAACGGAAAATAAAATATATATTCCAACTCTCTGTTTTCTGGAAGGAATTAAAGCTCAAGGTTCTTGCCGTATTTGTACTTGTATGGTAAACGGTAAAATGATGACAGCTTGTACTACTCCGGTTAATGATGGCATGGAAGTTGTTACAAATACAGAAGAGCTGGAAAAACTGCGATCCAAAATAGTTGAACTGCTTTTTGCGGAAGGAAATCATTTCTGTCCTTCCTGCGAGAGAAGTGGAAACTGTGAACTGCAAGCACTTGCTTACAGATACAAAATTATGGTTCCGGAGTTTGATTATATCTATCCTGCTCGCGATGTAGATGCGATACATCCAAAACTTATAATCGATCACAATAGATGCATCTTGTGCAAACGTTGTATTCGACGTAAGAAAGAGCCGGAAAATCCAACCTGGTTCGTATTTGAAAATCGCGGCAATAAAGTTAAGATCAATTTTGATAAAGAGCATACAGCCGATATGGATGATGAAATGGCTCAAAAAGCAATGGATACTTGTCCGGTTGGTGCTATTATTCACAAAGAAAAAGGTTATGACGTTCCTATTGGCAGAAGAAAATATGATAAAAACCCAATCGGCAGCGACATAGAAGGAAAGGAGTAATATCATGAGTAAACCAATAGTAGCAACAACTTCTTTAGCAGGGTGTTTCGGTTGTCATATGTCTTTTCTGGACATTGACGAACGCATTCTGGATTTGATCGAATTAGTAGAATTCAACAAATCTCCCATCGATGATATTAAAACTTTCACCAAAAAATGTGATATCGGCATCATTGAAGGTGGGTGCTGCAATAGTGAAAATGTTCATGTTTTGCAGGAATTCAGAAAGAATTGTAAAACACTTGTAGTGATCGGTGAATGTGCCATTATGGGCGGTTTGCCGGCACTCAGAAATAATGTGGCTCCAATCTCTGAATGTTTGGAAGAAGCTTATCTGAATTGCGTTTCAGTTCAGGCAAATGATGAAAAGATTATTCCCAATGATGATGAGCTTCCCATGATTCTGGATAAAGTTTATCCATGTCATGAAGTTGTGAAAATCGATTATTTTATTCCCGGCTGCGCTCCTCGTGCAGATCTTATCTGGAATGCACTGGTTGCTCTGGTTACCGGCAATGAAATGGAATTACCGTACGAAGTTATCAAGTACGATTAATGAGGTGATAAAATGGCAAAAAAAGTAACTATAGAACCAGTAACAAGGGTAGAAGGACACGGCAAAGTAACTATTCATTTAGATGATAATAATAATGTAGCTAAAAGCCGTTTACATATTGTTGAATTCAGAGGTTTTGAACGTTTTGTTCAGGGTCGTCCTTATTGGGAAGCTCCTGTACTCGTGCAAAGACTTTGTGGAATCTGTCCTGTTAGTCATCACCTGGCAGCAGCTAAAGCGTTAGACGTAATCGTTGGCGCAGGAACTGGCGACGGACTTACACCAACAGGTGAAAAAATGCGTCGCTTGATGCATTACGGACAAATGTTCCAATCTCATGTTCTGCATTTCTTCCATCTTGCATCACCGGATCTTCTGTTTGGAGTGGATGGCGATCCTGCTATCAGGAATGTAATAGGAATCGCACTTAAACACAAAGATCTGGCAGTGCAAGCAGTGATGATGAGAAAGTTCGGACAAGAGATCATCAAAGCTACAGCAGGTAAGAAAGTTCATGGGACAGGTGCTATTCCTGGTGGAATCAACAAACATCTTACTCAGGAAGAAAAAGAGCAGTTCATTAATGGAGCTGATCCACTGAACATCGACAAAATGATCGAATGGTCTTTGGGTGCAATGGCATTCTTCAAAGATTATCATTCCAAAAATAAAGACCTGATCGATAAATTTGCAGCTTTCCCGTCAAATCATGTTAGTTTGGTCAGAAAAGATGGTGCACTCGATCTTTATCATGGTGTGCTTAGAGGAATCGATGCTGAAGGAAAGAAAATAATTCCAGACGTCGATTATCAAAATTACCTGGATTATATCGATGAAGAAGTTCGCAGCTGGAGTTATATGAAGTTCCCTTATATCCGCAGTCTTGGTA
It contains:
- a CDS encoding (2Fe-2S)-binding protein, which encodes MSKITVTINGKAYLTEPDKTILQVATENKIYIPTLCFLEGIKAQGSCRICTCMVNGKMMTACTTPVNDGMEVVTNTEELEKLRSKIVELLFAEGNHFCPSCERSGNCELQALAYRYKIMVPEFDYIYPARDVDAIHPKLIIDHNRCILCKRCIRRKKEPENPTWFVFENRGNKVKINFDKEHTADMDDEMAQKAMDTCPVGAIIHKEKGYDVPIGRRKYDKNPIGSDIEGKE
- a CDS encoding NADP oxidoreductase, with protein sequence MSKPIVATTSLAGCFGCHMSFLDIDERILDLIELVEFNKSPIDDIKTFTKKCDIGIIEGGCCNSENVHVLQEFRKNCKTLVVIGECAIMGGLPALRNNVAPISECLEEAYLNCVSVQANDEKIIPNDDELPMILDKVYPCHEVVKIDYFIPGCAPRADLIWNALVALVTGNEMELPYEVIKYD
- a CDS encoding Ni/Fe hydrogenase subunit alpha, translated to MAKKVTIEPVTRVEGHGKVTIHLDDNNNVAKSRLHIVEFRGFERFVQGRPYWEAPVLVQRLCGICPVSHHLAAAKALDVIVGAGTGDGLTPTGEKMRRLMHYGQMFQSHVLHFFHLASPDLLFGVDGDPAIRNVIGIALKHKDLAVQAVMMRKFGQEIIKATAGKKVHGTGAIPGGINKHLTQEEKEQFINGADPLNIDKMIEWSLGAMAFFKDYHSKNKDLIDKFAAFPSNHVSLVRKDGALDLYHGVLRGIDAEGKKIIPDVDYQNYLDYIDEEVRSWSYMKFPYIRSLGKKDGWYRVGPLARMNTADFIPTPLAQKEFEIFKAYTNGKPNGMSMHQHWARLIEILHSAEMMKDLLNDPDLMSGELVTKGTKVKEGVGLLEAPRGTLFHHYRINDDDQIEMANLIVSTTNNNEPMNVAVNHAAKQFMNGQSEITEGMMNAVEVAIRAYDPCLSCATHALGKMPLDFKVLDKNAKVIDHKFKNGE